One Gelria sp. Kuro-4 DNA segment encodes these proteins:
- a CDS encoding MFS transporter yields MPETLEMRGVRRDRWYILAAVLAGTIMGPVDGSVVNIALPTIATIFGADLGLVAWVSMSYLLVASSLLLTYGRLGDMYGYRPVYLTGLMAFVLTSALCGLSWNIHALIFFRALQAVGAGMTLAVAPAIITHAFPASERGRALGINAMSVAVGLALGPSLGGFLVDAVGWRSIFYINLPIGLVAFYFGWRLIPRHPGQRGQAFDLTGAALAFFALTGILVAVSRGQTWGWLSPFVLGSLGAGLVFLVLFLYTEQRVPQPMLNLGLFSNRLFSAANLAALCNFSAQYVMLFLTPFYLQNLLNYSPRAAGVVMTAFPLVTLFVAPVSGTLSDRFGTRLLSTMGAAICTLALWFMRGLGPGLSGRDVAWRLAIFGLGTGLFQSPNNSAVMGSVTRSHLGIASGTLATVRNVGMVLGIALAQSSFAGALVYHLARLAGTLSGQVLQQAAYAAALHSAYLVGAAVSLAGTLASWTRPGGRQAAAQETL; encoded by the coding sequence ATGCCGGAAACACTTGAGATGCGCGGGGTGCGCCGCGATCGCTGGTACATACTGGCCGCCGTTCTGGCCGGCACCATCATGGGTCCGGTGGATGGCAGCGTAGTGAACATCGCGCTGCCCACCATCGCCACCATCTTCGGCGCCGACCTGGGCCTGGTGGCCTGGGTCTCCATGTCGTATCTTCTGGTCGCCAGCAGCCTGCTCCTCACCTACGGCCGCCTGGGAGACATGTACGGCTACCGCCCTGTTTACCTGACGGGACTCATGGCCTTCGTGCTAACCTCCGCCCTGTGCGGGCTTTCCTGGAACATCCACGCCCTCATCTTTTTCCGGGCCCTGCAGGCGGTGGGCGCCGGCATGACCTTGGCCGTGGCGCCGGCCATTATCACCCATGCCTTTCCGGCCAGCGAGCGCGGCCGCGCCCTCGGCATCAACGCCATGAGCGTAGCCGTGGGCTTGGCGCTGGGCCCCAGCCTGGGCGGGTTCCTGGTGGACGCTGTAGGCTGGCGCTCTATCTTTTACATCAACCTGCCCATCGGTTTAGTCGCCTTTTACTTCGGCTGGCGGCTGATTCCGCGCCACCCCGGTCAGCGCGGGCAGGCGTTTGACCTTACCGGTGCGGCCCTAGCTTTTTTTGCCCTCACCGGCATCCTGGTGGCCGTGAGCCGCGGGCAGACCTGGGGCTGGCTCTCCCCCTTCGTTTTGGGCTCCTTGGGGGCGGGCCTGGTTTTTCTTGTCCTTTTCCTTTACACGGAACAGCGCGTACCCCAGCCCATGCTTAACCTGGGCCTCTTTTCCAACCGTCTCTTCAGCGCCGCCAACCTGGCCGCCCTGTGCAACTTCAGCGCGCAGTACGTGATGCTGTTTCTGACACCCTTTTACCTGCAGAACCTCCTTAACTACTCACCACGGGCCGCCGGCGTGGTTATGACGGCGTTTCCCCTGGTAACCCTGTTCGTTGCCCCGGTGAGCGGCACCCTCTCCGACCGTTTCGGCACCCGCCTCCTCAGTACCATGGGGGCCGCCATCTGTACCTTGGCCCTCTGGTTTATGCGCGGGCTGGGGCCGGGCCTCTCCGGCCGCGACGTAGCCTGGCGCCTGGCTATCTTCGGGCTGGGCACCGGCCTCTTCCAGTCGCCCAACAACAGCGCCGTCATGGGCAGCGTCACCCGTAGCCACCTGGGAATCGCCTCGGGTACCTTGGCCACGGTGCGCAACGTGGGCATGGTGCTCGGAATCGCTCTGGCCCAGTCGTCTTTCGCCGGCGCCCTGGTTTACCACCTGGCCCGGCTGGCCGGCACCCTGAGCGGGCAGGTCCTGCAGCAGGCGGCCTACGCTGCGGCGCTGCACTCCGCCTACCTGGTGGGTGCGGCCGTCTCCCTGGCGGGTACGCTGGCTTCCTGGACCCGGCCGGGAGGGCGGCAGGCGGCGGCACAGGAGACCCTCTGA